The Humulus lupulus chromosome 7, drHumLupu1.1, whole genome shotgun sequence region TCCAAGATTAATGTGACAAATGTTAATTCATCCAAATTCAAATGCTTACCAagctttaagtaatttttttccACATTATAAAATACTGTTAGTATATTGCCCCTGCATTTTCATAACAAAATAATTGTTCACTTCAATTTCTCCATTTATCCCAAACTAATCTTAACATATCTTAGTATTAAGGTCCATGAAAATGGAACAAAGTAATTCTGCATTTACTAACTAAACCAAGAAATTTTATATATATCATGTATATACTGATTAATTTTGCTAAAATTTtacatgaaaaaaatatattcttaatataaactttttcttttttttaagaaGAAGAAATTCTTAACATAAACGTGAAATTGGGTCTTTTGTCCCTTTATGAGAGCCCAATAATTTCTTCCGGCCCAACCCAAAAGATTTTAACAGCACACTCACTCCTCAGTCATCACCAACCTTTACTCATTTCACACCAGTCTCACTGACTGATCAAAGAAGGTTGAAAAGAAAGAGCTTCTTCACAAGAAAATTTTACGGAGACCCGAAATTCAATTCTCGTACGGGTTAAGGTCAGCCTCTTCTTTCAGCTCTATCtctgtaattattattatttttaatttttattacttTATACTAACAGTTGGGGCTACAGACTGATTCCATTTTCAACTTACCACCATAGACAATTTGTATGTGAAGTTTTGATTTTTCTTTCAGATTGAtttttgtttgtttctttttaaAATGTGAATCTTTTACTGTAATGACAACATGATTTGGATGTTGGGTTCTTGAGATTTTAGTATGTTTTCTCCTAGAAACAAACAAGTTTTTGTTAGTAGTCCTGTTTATGTGATGCCATGTTTAAGTAATTAGTTTTGATAGAAAGCTTAACTGATCATGGCAGAATGACGAGCTTCTGTGATTTGCCAAAGGAGATAGTGGAGAAAATCATATTATCGGTACCTGCCGATTCTCTGGTGCAGTTGAAATTTGTAAACAAGTTTTGCTATTCCCTTATCTCGGCTTTCATCAACGACCCGGAATTTGTTGCCAAGCACCTcctccttaccaaaaaccagtcCTCTGCATCCTTACTTTTCAGATTGCCTTCTCCCCATGTAGATCATCGCTTAATCACATTCCCATTGTTGACTATATTCTATGTTGATGTTAAGAACGATCATTTTATATCGGTCACAGAAGCTCTCAGTATACCACTTATTCGAAATGAAAGGTATGAGGATATGGACAAATGGGAGGAGGCTTACCACTGTGATGGGCTCATTTTGCTGATAAATAATTTTGGAACGATGGTATTATGTAATCCTGCTTTGAAAGAATCCATGATTCTCCCAGAACCAAATAATGCTATAGCTGAAGGGTCTCCTTCCGCTATGGGATTTGGACTTGATCCTGAAAACAACTATTACAAATGTGTAGCCATTTGGTGCCATGACAATTGCAAAGTAGAGGTATACACACTGGGTTCTGATTCATGGAGAGAAATCAACATGTCTGAAGACATAATGGAGACTATAATGTTTTCTCATCTATTCAATGGTTTATGTTGGAAGGGCGTTTGTTATTGGTTGGTGCATAATCCAGATGCTTTTGACTTTGACAGGGTCCTTAGTTTCAATATGAGTAATGAAGAATTCCATCTCATACATTTGCCAAATCTTGAAGATTTGACTCTTGATTATTATGGATTCCACCTTTCAGTGTGGAATGATTCAGTTGTGATGTATTTGAGCTCCGACGGGGATAACTCTCGTGAGTATCATTTATTCCCAATGGATGGTGCTGAAGCAGGTGCTTTTTCTTGGACCAAATATTTGCATGTTGGTCCACTAGAAAATGTTAGCAGTGAGTTATCATTTTGGAAGAATGATGAGATTCTAATGGAAATCTGGAAAGATGGACGTGAACAGTTGGCGTCGTGTAACATTCGTACCCAAAAGTTTAGAGATGTTGTTTGTGATCTAGATAGAATCAGATTTAATTACTGGGCTTGTTTCTATGTGAAGAGTCTGATTTCTATTAGGAGGAGGTGAAGTTTGATCCAATTAGAGATTTCAGCAGAAAGGAGGAGTCTCAAAGTTGGGGAAGCAATTGAAAAATACTATGGTTGTTACTACCGTATCTTTCATGGTCTTAGATGCTTAAACATTTGTTGTCTTGGAGAGTGATTTCAATATGTCGAAGACTTTATCTCAATATATATTAGGAACctatatgtatgtgtgtgtgtgcgaGGAATATGATGATTCAATTATTAAGTTTACAGTGTGGTTTAGCAGCTGTGATGTGGAGTTGCGTGATTGGTAAAGCAATTATTGGTAAGGTGGTTGTTATGATGAAACCATTTATGTCAAATGATTGGCTGAGCTGTAAGGGGCTTGTACGACACTGGAGTGGCAAGGACAAGTTTGTTGAAGATTTTATTCCTTTTGCGTATGACACCAAGTTTGCACGGGAGGGTATTGTaacagagagaaaaatagagagagaattTCCTGTATG contains the following coding sequences:
- the LOC133790999 gene encoding putative F-box/LRR-repeat/kelch-repeat protein At1g11620, which produces MTSFCDLPKEIVEKIILSVPADSLVQLKFVNKFCYSLISAFINDPEFVAKHLLLTKNQSSASLLFRLPSPHVDHRLITFPLLTIFYVDVKNDHFISVTEALSIPLIRNERYEDMDKWEEAYHCDGLILLINNFGTMVLCNPALKESMILPEPNNAIAEGSPSAMGFGLDPENNYYKCVAIWCHDNCKVEVYTLGSDSWREINMSEDIMETIMFSHLFNGLCWKGVCYWLVHNPDAFDFDRVLSFNMSNEEFHLIHLPNLEDLTLDYYGFHLSVWNDSVVMYLSSDGDNSREYHLFPMDGAEAGAFSWTKYLHVGPLENVSSELSFWKNDEILMEIWKDGREQLASCNIRTQKFRDVVCDLDRIRFNYWACFYVKSLISIRRR